In the genome of Lysobacter sp. 5GHs7-4, the window GAAACGCAGGCGGCGGATGCGGTTCTGGATCGGGGTGGCGACCATGCGCGCGCTCAGTGCCGGTCGCGCCAGTAGTAGACCGCACTGGCCGCGTACTCGCACAGCCAGCACGCCATCAGCGCGGCCACCAGCAGGCTGGAGATCATCGCCGGCGTCGCCCAGTCCAGGCGCGAGGCCGGGCTGAAACCCAGCGTCACCGCCAGGCCGATCGTGCCGAACATCAGCGCGCCATGGCCCCAGTCGGCGGCGTGGCGCGCGATCTCGCGGTCGCGCTCGTCCTCTTCCACCGCGCCCTTCCAGCGCGAACGCAACAGCTGCGACAGCACCGCCCAGGCGATCAGCAGCAGCACCAGCTTGCGCCCGACCGCGCCGGCCTCGGGATTGCGCCAGACCTCGGCGCCCTGGAACACCTGCACCTTGGCCAGGTAATACGCCACCGCGACCGCCATGAAGCCCAGCCCGATCCAGGCCCGCCACTCGCCCAGCGCGGCGCGGCCCTCGAACTCGGAACGCGGCACCCGCTGCAGCGTCCACAGCGACACCCAGGCGGTGGTGACCAGCAGGGCCACACCGACCTTGCCGCCGTCGAACCCCAGCAGCGCCGACGGGCTGGCGATCAGCAGCCACAACGACAGTCCCGCCACCGCCAGCAAACCGGCCAAGCCCCAACCTCGCGTCATCATGGTGTCTTCCCCGCCAGACAATATGTACGCTGCACGTTACATTGCGATTCGGGCATGTCAAGTATTTTTTACATGACTTGGATTCCCCACCCGCCGGTACCATGTCCGGCTGATCGTTTACGCAGGACCGCCCATGCCCGCTTCCGCCCCGCAGCCGCACGTCTTCGACGCCACCACCGACCGTTTCGAGACCGAGGTGCTGCAGCGCTCGCTGCAGACGCCGATGCTGATCGACTTCTGGGCCGAGTGGTGCGAGCCCTGCAAGACCCTGGGCCCAGTACTGGAAAAGCTGGCCGCCGAGTACAACGGCGCCTTCGTGCTGGCCAAGGTCGACGTGGAGGCCGAGCAGCAACTGGCCGGCATGTTCCAGATCCGTTCGATCCCCACCGTCTACCTGGTCAAGGACGGGCAGATCGTGGACGGCTTCCCGGGTGCGCTGCCGGAAGGCCAGTTGCGCGAATTCCTCAGCCACCACGGCATCCAACCGGCCGCCGCCGCGGAAGAGCCCGCGACCGAAGAGGCCGCGCCCGCGCTGGACCCGCACGCCGAAGTGCTGCGCCTGCGCGCCGAAGTCGCCGCCGAGCCCGAACAGGACGAGCGCAAGCTGGAACTCGCGCTGGCCCTGCTTCGCACCGGCGCCGCGCACGAAGCCGAACAACTGCTGGACGCGCTGCCCGCCAACCTGGCCACCGACGACCGCACCCTGCGCGCCCGCGCGCGCCTGGGCTTCGCCGCCCTGCTCAAGGACGCGCCCGCACCGGAAGTGCTGAGCGCGGCGATCGCCGCCGACGAGGGCGATCTGCGCGCACGCCACCTGCTGGGCGCGCACCGCCTGGTCGCCGGCGATTCGGAGGCCGCACTGGAGCAGTTCATCGAAATGCTACGCCGCGACCGCGCTTACCAGGACGGCCTGCCGCGCAAGACCCTGATCGACGCCTTCCGCGTGGTCGAGGACGAGGACCTGGTCGGCCGTTACCGCCGCAAGATGTCGTCGCTGCTGTTCTAAGCCCATCGCAAGGCACGGCGGCGGGCATGCACGCGCTCGCCGCCCTTGACTATACGCATGCGTATGGCAGGCTGAGCACCCCGCCCGCCGCGATCGCGCATGAAAGCCAGCACCCTCCAACTCGGCCTCAACCTGTGGCCGCCGTTCCTGTTCAGCGGCATCCGGGTGCGCGAGATCGCGCCCGACTACCGCCATGCCCGGGTCGAGCTGCGCATGCGCCCGTGGAACCGCAACTACGTCGGCACCCACTTCGGCGGCAGCCTGTTCTCGATGACCGATCCGTTCTGGATGCTGCTCACGCTCAACGCGTTGGGGCGCGATTACATCGTCTGGGACAAGGCCGGCACGATCGAGTTCGTCAAGCCCGGACGCGGCACGGTGCACGCGCGCTTCGCGCTGGACGAGCAGGTGCTGGCGCAATTGCGCGCGGCCACCGCCGGCGGCGACAAGACCCTGCACTGGTTCGACACCGACGTGACCGATGCCGCCGGCGATGTGGTCGCACGCGTGCGCAAGCAGCTGTATGTGCGCCGCAAGCCCGGCCGCGACTGACGTCTTCACATCGCGCGCGGCGGCGATCACGTCGATGTGAAGACCGGCAACGGTCGGTTTATGACGCAACGCGGCCAATTACGACACACTTTCGACACGGTGCAGGCACACGACCCGATCGCGCCTGTCGCCTTGCGCCTGCAACGAGGCACAATAGGCGTGCGCGACAATGGATGGCGCGTCTTCACGCAGTTTGCGTGATGTAAGTGTGGCAAGTCCCGGCACGCATCGGCGTATGCTGGGCACTCGCGACAGGGGGCCGCGATGTCCAGGACTACACAAAATCCGCACGAGAACACAGCGCCTCTGCCGGAGATCGCCGGCTATCGCCTGCGCCGCGTGATCAACCACGGCGGCATGTCGACCGTGTACCTGGGCGAGCAGATCGCGCTGGCGCGCGAAGTCGCGATCAAGGTCATGCTGCCGCTGGCGCTGTCGGACGAAGTCAGCCGCCGCCGTTTCGAAAACGAAGTGCGCACCATCGCGCGCCTGGAACACCCCAACGTCGTGGTCATCCACGAAGTCGGCCGCACCCGCGAAGGCCTGCCCTACTACGCCATGCCGTACCTGGCGCGCGGCCACCTCGGCCAGCGCGATCTGAGCAAGGACGAGCCGCGCGCGATCTCGATCATGGAAACGCTGTTGTCGGCGCTGGACTACGCGCACGCGCGCGGCGTCGTGCATCGCGACGTCAAGGCCGAGAACGTGCTGTTCGACGATGCCGAACGCCCGCTGCTGGCCGACTTCGGCATCGCCCTGCGCCGCGGCTTCGGCCCGCGCGTGACCGCGGCCGGACTGGCCGTGGGCAGCACCGCCTATATGGCGCCGGAACAGGCGCGCGGCGAAGACGTGGACGGCCGCGCCGATCTCTACAGCCTGGGCGTGCTGGGCTGGGAAATGCTGACCGGC includes:
- a CDS encoding co-chaperone YbbN; this translates as MPASAPQPHVFDATTDRFETEVLQRSLQTPMLIDFWAEWCEPCKTLGPVLEKLAAEYNGAFVLAKVDVEAEQQLAGMFQIRSIPTVYLVKDGQIVDGFPGALPEGQLREFLSHHGIQPAAAAEEPATEEAAPALDPHAEVLRLRAEVAAEPEQDERKLELALALLRTGAAHEAEQLLDALPANLATDDRTLRARARLGFAALLKDAPAPEVLSAAIAADEGDLRARHLLGAHRLVAGDSEAALEQFIEMLRRDRAYQDGLPRKTLIDAFRVVEDEDLVGRYRRKMSSLLF
- a CDS encoding DUF4442 domain-containing protein is translated as MKASTLQLGLNLWPPFLFSGIRVREIAPDYRHARVELRMRPWNRNYVGTHFGGSLFSMTDPFWMLLTLNALGRDYIVWDKAGTIEFVKPGRGTVHARFALDEQVLAQLRAATAGGDKTLHWFDTDVTDAAGDVVARVRKQLYVRRKPGRD